GTGGAGGTAGTTTGAATAGAATGGGCTTCCCACGACGTCGGGATCTTCGTCAATACCTTGTCCGACCAACATCAGATTTCCTCCGTTGTTCATGAAGGTTTGAAGCAGGTCACGATCCGATTGAGTCAAAGTACTCGAATCCTCGTTTCCGCACGCCCAGATGACATGGTCATACTCCATCAAGTCCGTCGACGTCAGAGGCGCATCAAGCGTCGAGAACTCGTCGAAGTTGTAGCCGTCTGCGTTCAGTGCCGTGGCAAAAAAGTTAGCATAGTTAGTGCCGTTGTCGTCATCCACGACAAGTGTCGCAGCGCGCCCAACTCTGAGCGCCGCCGTGCGAGTCAGAAATGCTCCGTTTCCCAGATTGAAAACGACTTCCAGCGTCGACGTGTAGGCGAGCGGCACATTTGAACCGCAAGTGACCGTGGCTGACCCGTTCGTCAACTCAACGGATTGACCTCCCGAGAGATTGTCAATCGTATAGGTCGTACCATTCAGAGAAAGATTCGGGTCATCCGACGCAACGGTCACTCCAACGCCGACCGCGGGGAACCAACCGTCGAGATTGCTTACACGCAACGACAAAGTCCCGGTCTCATTGGCTTCCAGCCGCCCGTCACCGTCATTATCGCCGGATATGGCCGTCGCTTCGACGCTGAGATTGGGCAGCAAGCCCGAAATTGCTTTGGCAGCATTCACCCGGCCGAAACCGAGATAGGAAGGATTGATATCGGAATTCAGCTCGGTAAGATCGTCACAATTCTGCAAGACAATGTCGCGCAACTGCCCATTGTTCAAATCCGGGAAAACAGACCACACGAGCGCGAAGACTCCCGTCGCATTCGGACTTGCCATCGACGTGCCGTCGAGCGACGCGTAGCCGTTGTTTACGCTCAAGGAACGGATGTTGACGCCGGGCGCGTAGCATGACACGTGTGTTCCGCGGTTGGAAAAGTCAGCAACAACGTCATTGCAATCCGTTGCGCCAACGCATACGACGTTGCTGTACCCGCACGGATACTGAATCGTGGTTACTCCTTCATTGCCCGAGGCCGCGCAAAGCAAAGCACCGCTGGCCCACGCGGCCTGCACCGCGTTGTTGGTGACATTGCTGAACGTCGGTCCGCCATAAGACATGTTGATCAGATTTACACCGTGCGCGACGGCCCAATTGATACAAGCCGCCGCCGCCGAAGTCACGACCACACCTCCATCCGGAGTCAGATAGCCCGCCCGGCTGGCCATGATCGTCAGATTCCAACAAACGCCGGCAATCCCAATTTCGTTGTTGCCGACGGCGCCGATGATACCCAAGACATGCGATCCGTGGTTGTCGAGGCTGGTGGGATCATTGTCTTGCACGGAAACATCCTCTCCCTGCACTCCCCCGCTGCCGACGTCGACGAAATCCCAAGCAATGAAATCATCCGGCAGTCCATTGCCGTCGTCATCAACTGCATTCAGATCTTCAAGGTCCCCCGGGTAATCGTCGAACGAGTACGGTAATCCGTCGTGATTTAAGTCTTCACCCGGATTCACCCACAGATTGTCATATGCATCCGGATGAGGCCACCAGAATCCGATATCCACAGCGACAGCCAAGAGTTCGCGGCTGCCGTGGCTGTAGTCCCATGCGACCGGACAACCCATGACTTCCTTGTCACACTGTTGATTCCACATGATATCATTGGGCACGGTATCATAGGACTTCATCAGCATGTCAGGTTCTGCGTCCACGACTTCAGGCAGCGTCAGAAAGGCATCGAGCACCGTAAGCACGTCGAAGGATTCCGGGAACGACACGACGACCAAACGCTCAGCGTCCGGCGCAACCGGCATTTTCCGCAGCACTCCGTCCGGAGACACACGCTTAATAGACAAAACGTCGAAGCGCTCAAAGAGCGCATCGACGTTTGTATTTTTCAGACTCAATTTACCGTCAAGCCGGTCCATCGACTGGACTTCGCCAACCGATTCCGCAAAATTGACCAACAGTCTTCCGGGCAGCCATTGGGCACCCTCAGGATACTCACTTGCCGGGAAAGCCGCCAAAGGCAGCAGCAATGCGGCAAGGAACAGGAGTTTTCGTTTCACATTTTTCCCTTTCGGAATCAATAACTCCCCGGGAAAGCAAGAAAGTGAGAGTCTATTTCAGAAGTACCATTTTCGCAGTTTGCGCGAAGTTGGGACCGGAGAGCCGGGCAAAGTAAACTCCGCTCGCCAAGGCCGTGCCGTCGAAACGTGCCGCATGGACACCCGGCTGCACAACGTCATCGACGAGAGTTTCAACCAAGCGGCCCTGGACGTCAAATACGTTGAGCTGAACTTTGGCCGCAGCATTCAGTTCGTAGCGAATTTCGCTGGACGGGTTGAAAGGATTCGGATAGTTGCCCAGCAAGCGAATCGAACTCGGGAGCTCTGCCATGCCGTTTTCTTCGACGCCGGAGGTCGAAACGCCCCACCAGTCCAACGTGCGATCCAGCACAACCGAGAAGTGGTCTGTACCGGCCAAGCCGCACGCGGCCTCAAGCGAGAAAGCGCAGAACAGCATCTTGTAGGTTCCGTCGTACATGACGGCGCCAGTGCCGCCCACGGTCGTGTATTCGAACGCGGCTTCACCGCCGTTTACCGCCGTAATACGGTCGGGACCGACCGTGCCGTTGCCCGCGCAGCTTCCGCCCTGCAGAAGCAGGCTCAGGTCACCAAACAGCGTATTAGACTCAACGCCGCGAACCTGTCTGTCGCCGGGCAAATCGTCATCACTTGCGGAATGCAAGTAATCTCCAAAGAACGACTCGGACGAGATATTGTTGCGCACACCTTGACCGCTAAGCAACAATTTTCCGCCGCCATCCAAGTAGGCCGCGAGAACTTCTTGTTCAGCAATGTTCAGGGCGTTAGCAATTTGATTTCCGCACACCCAAAACACGCCTTGATATTCAGCGATATCGTGAGTCGAAATCGTACCGTCCAGTGAGTTCGTCCACAGATCAGGATTCACACTCAGATCGCCAAGGGCCTCGTAGAAATGTCTTTGATAGTCGTCGCCTCCGTCGTCGTCGATGACCAAAACGAGACCGCGGCCGACACGCATCGTATAGTCTACAATGCGGTGAAAACCTTCGTTGCTTGTAATCTCGGCCTGCAGCGTAAGCCAAAATGCTTCGGGTATTGAACTCGCTGAAATCGAAACCTCAATGTCCTCGGAAGTACCGGACATCAACGCCGGAATGGTATGCGATCCGTTTGAAATCGTCACTGCTGGATTGGAAGACGTCACGTTCAATTCGACGTTGGTTGCGTGCGACCATGCGGGGTCCGCCGTGATCGTCAAAGTCAACGTACCGGATTCACCGGATTCCAGTCGTCCGTCGCCGTCACCGTTAGAGTCGTTAAGATTGCTCTCCGTCACGCTCAAGTTTGGCATGATAAGCTGGGCGGCGCCGTCAATGCTGACGCGGCCATTGCCGAGCAGACCGGCATATCCCGGATTCAGCGCGTCAATGTTTTCGGCCGTCAAGAACATCAAGTCCCGAATCGAAGCATTGTCAAAATCAGGCAAGAGTGCCCACAACAGGGCCGCTGCACCCGCAGCGTTCGGCGAGGCCATCGAAGTGCCGTCCCACTGCTCGTAGCGGCCGTTAATCACCGTACTTGGAATACTCACGCCCGGCGCACAAATATCTGTCCACGTACCGTAATTCGAGAAGCTCGCGCGATGATCCGTGCTGTTCGTGGCGTTCACAGAGATAACATTGGTATAGCCCGCAGGATAGCGAACCCCGCTCGAATTTTCGTTTCCGCTGGCACCAAAGAGCAACAGGCCGGCATTCCACGCGGCGGTTGCGGCTTGCTGGGCAGTCGAAGACGGCACGGTTCCGCCGTATGACATATTGATAATTTTCGCGCCGTTGGCAATGGCGTAATACGTACCGGGAATGGTTGCCGACTGAGGCATATAGCCTTGGCCGTCGCTTGCCAGATACCCGCAACGCAGGGCCATCAGTTTGCCGACCCATGTGAAGCCGGACACTCCGATTTCATTGTTGCCGTTCGCCGCCATGATTCCGCCCACGTGCGTACCATGCGATTCCAGACCGAACATATCGTTGTCTTGCTGGCTGTCGCAGTCTTCTCCGTTTGCACAGCCGCCGATACTTTGAATAAAGTCCCACCCAAGGAAGTCGTCGATGTAGCCGTTGGCGTCGTCGTCGACCGCGTTGAGGTCTTCAATATCGCCGGGATAGTCATCAAACGACCAAGGCAGTTGGTCACCATTCAGGTCTTCGCCCGGATTCACCCAAAGAATGTCTTTCAAATCCGGATGTCGCCAATCGACACCGGTGTCCAAACCAGCACAGATAATATCCGGGTCTCCTGTGGTCAAATCCCAGACCGCAGGCGCGCCCATCAAAGTCTTGTCGTACTGAGTTGAAAATAGGGCGTCGTTGGGGGTCCTGTAGAGCCGCTGCAAGATATCGGGTTCCGCGATCGAGACGTAGTCCGTGCCCAGCATGGCCTCAAGGAACGTCACGACTGGATATTCGGGACGAAACGCAAGATAGTACGTTCTATACGCTTCCTGGCTTGCAGTCGGGACTTTGTTCAGAATCGCATCCGGCATCAGGCGCTTCATGGATGTACATTCAAACTCGGAAAACACGGCATCCACGGAAGGAATACCAACTTCTACAATGCCCGCCTCGTTGACTTGCGGGTTAATTCCCTCAGCGTTTTCTGCCATGACAATGATTGCACGGCCGGATAGGTAGTCAGCACCCATCCACTGGTCGGACGGACCTGCGATTGCAGCACCCAAGATCCCCAAGACTAAGGTAACGAACGAAATGCGTTTGAAAGTCATCCACAAACTCCATTTATGGGTCGAGCACAAAAACACCCTGACCGAGACCCATTCGGTTCGGGCGGACTATCAAGTCTTTTTCGATTAGCAAACTCTAAGCTAACCATAGCGTGCAAGAAAGTCAATGTTTTCATTGACTTTCAGCATATCGCGGGCCATGTTGAGTTCAGAAGCTAAACCTATATAAAACAAGTGGCAAGTTCTCAAAAGAGAACTTGCCACAATGCAAATCATGCGCTATTCAGTGCAAATCTGCTACCGTACCTCCTGTTGGCGCGGCGCCGATTCCGGAATCATCTGTTTGCCATATCCGCCGGAATAACTCGCGGAGTCACGAATACGAGGATTTCAGACTTGTCAGAAGTCTCAACTTCGTAGTCGAACAGCCTTCCAAACAGCGGGATGGCGTGCAGCAGCGGAACACGGCGGTTCAGCTTGCCTTCCTTTGAACGAATCACACCGCCGATCACCACGGTTTCACCGTCTTTTACGAGGAGCGTTGTTTTAACTTCGCTCGTCAAGATGATGATTCCACCGGCGACAGTTGCTTCACCGGAGAGATCCGCAACCTCGGGATTCAGAGTCATCAACACTTCGTTGTTCGGGTTGATGTGCGGAGTGACGTCCAATTTCACGGCCACGTCGTAGAACTCGGTGATGATATTGCCGGATTCATCCAGACGGTTGATCGGGATTCGTTTTCCGGAAGTTATCTGCGCGTCTTCGTTGTCATTGATCAAAACGGACGGCTGCGACAGGACTTCGGCGGAATTGTCTTCTTCAAGAGCGCTGAGCGTCGCATTCAGATCGATTCCGTTTTGGAGCTTGCCAAAAGTGAATGATCCCGTCGGATTGTTGATGCCAAGGTCTACGTTAGCCCCGGCGCGCGTGGTGGCAATCGGATTCTCCAGATTGCCGTACGACCAGTTGACACCGAGCTCTTGGCTGCGCGACGCGTCCACTTGCACGATTTTGGCTTCGACGAGGACTTGCGCCGTCGGTTGGTCAAGTTCGGTGACGATCATGTTCATCGACTCGATAACCGTCGGGATATCCGTGATGATCAACGTATTGGCGCGCTGGTCAGATTCAATTTTGCCGCGATCCGTAAGGAGTTTGGTCAAAGTCTTCTTGAGCGTTTCCGCGCGCGCATATTTGATCTTGTAGATATGTGTTCCGAGGGCTTCGAGTTGCGCCGCGTTCGCAATATCCTTATGGGTCGTGACCCGAATCACGCCTTTGTCTTCAACCGCGACGAAGTCGTTGATTTGGAGCACGTTGTCGAGCGCTTCGCGCCACGGCACATTATTGAGCAGGACGGTCACCGGTCCCGTAACTTCGGAACCCGCGACAATATTTGTACCCGAGAACTCGGCGATACTGCGCAGGACGGTTCGAATGTCCGCCTGCTCGACGTTCATCGAGATCCGGCGTTCGTAGCCGGTATCGTTGGGACCTACCGCCAACACCGGCGAGCAAACCAGTATCGACAAGAAGATGATAGCTATCCAATTCCGCTGCATGATTGCACCTTTCCGCTATTTAAAGCCGGAGCGGTCTCCGTTTGGTTATCCTTGAACTTTCAATGTAACGCGGGCGTAGTCGCCGAATTCCGTGACTTCAAACACGGCTTCGGTCTGACCGACATAAAGTACCTTCCCGCTGTATACGGCGTCTCCTTCGCGAAGGAAGAAGCTCTTGTTTTCTTTGTCTCGCACCATGGCCAGGTACTTTCCGTCGGACCACACGACGCCCGTTAGAACGGCGTCTTCGAGACGCAGAAGATCCGTCTTGATTTCGCCTTCCTTCTTTTCGTCGGCAACCAGTGCCCGGAACGGATCGCGGTAGTTTGTCGCCCGGTAGTAGACCGGTTCGTGACGTTTAAATACGGTGGTTTCGAGTTTGACGCGGCGTGTTCCGCCAAAGGCCTCCGTCTCCACCTCATCAGGAAGAACGTCCAAAGAATCCAATCCTTCGGTCATCGTCGACAGCACTTCGCCTTCTCGATTCAGAATATCCACCTGCGGGACGTCAGGCTCTCGCGGCGCGAGTTTCTTGCGCTTGACCGGATCTTCGTTTTCGGCGTTTGCGAGAGTGAAGATTAGCAATATCGGCAGCAGCCAAAAGAGCTTTTTCATATTATGAATCCTCCTTGGGCTTGCGACGCTTGCCTTTGGTATCGTCTTCCTTCGGTGTCACTTCAACTGGCGAACCAAGTTCCTTGAACACGTAGATCGTCGCCAAGAACTCCGCTTCTACGGTGTTCTGGCTGCGGCCTTTGTTCGGACGGTAAGCGGACAGCTTCAGGTTCTTAACGTTGACGATTCTTTCGAGTCCGGCGATTGACGAAATGAACTTGCCCAAGTCGTGGTATCTCGACAACGTGCGAATTTGAATCGGGTATTCCCAGTAGTACGGCTGCTCTACCGGATCCATCGGGCGGAACAGAAGGAAATTGACGTCCCTTCTGCTTCCTTCCTCAGAGATACTCTTGAGCAACGCATCCATTTCCTGGCGTGTTGGAAGCAATTGAATCGCGATGTCCCAGCTTTCCATCAAGCGCGCGTAATCTTCTTGCACGGACTGATAGTGAGCCGCGACACGTTTACCTTTCGCCAAAGTCGCCTGTTCTTCCGAGATGTATTTCTCAAGTCTTCCGACTTTGTCTTGCCTCGGAATGTAGACGAAATTTGCGTAAGCGTAAACTCCGCCGAACAGCAAGAACAAGGCGATTAGAGCCTTTTGTGTGCCGGGGCTGCGTAAGTTTAGTGACATGAGGCCCTCTCTCAGTTCAAATAGGTCGGCGGCATCGTAAATGACGATCCGGGCGACAGAGTTATGCCGCCGGTGGTATAGACCAACTGATCGTCATAAAAATATTGAATCAGAAAATCGGCCACGTAGTAGTATCGATCGGTTTCGACGTTTTGTCCGAGATACATGTACCCTTCGAAATAACCGTTTTCGTCGGTTTCGAACCAACGATCCGGTCCCAAGTACGGATTTTCAGAGTTAACGTCGCTCTCCAAAATAATTCGCA
This region of Calditrichota bacterium genomic DNA includes:
- a CDS encoding S8 family peptidase, with the translated sequence MKRKLLFLAALLLPLAAFPASEYPEGAQWLPGRLLVNFAESVGEVQSMDRLDGKLSLKNTNVDALFERFDVLSIKRVSPDGVLRKMPVAPDAERLVVVSFPESFDVLTVLDAFLTLPEVVDAEPDMLMKSYDTVPNDIMWNQQCDKEVMGCPVAWDYSHGSRELLAVAVDIGFWWPHPDAYDNLWVNPGEDLNHDGLPYSFDDYPGDLEDLNAVDDDGNGLPDDFIAWDFVDVGSGGVQGEDVSVQDNDPTSLDNHGSHVLGIIGAVGNNEIGIAGVCWNLTIMASRAGYLTPDGGVVVTSAAAACINWAVAHGVNLINMSYGGPTFSNVTNNAVQAAWASGALLCAASGNEGVTTIQYPCGYSNVVCVGATDCNDVVADFSNRGTHVSCYAPGVNIRSLSVNNGYASLDGTSMASPNATGVFALVWSVFPDLNNGQLRDIVLQNCDDLTELNSDINPSYLGFGRVNAAKAISGLLPNLSVEATAISGDNDGDGRLEANETGTLSLRVSNLDGWFPAVGVGVTVASDDPNLSLNGTTYTIDNLSGGQSVELTNGSATVTCGSNVPLAYTSTLEVVFNLGNGAFLTRTAALRVGRAATLVVDDDNGTNYANFFATALNADGYNFDEFSTLDAPLTSTDLMEYDHVIWACGNEDSSTLTQSDRDLLQTFMNNGGNLMLVGQGIDEDPDVVGSPFYSNYLHTASGGASGGTQVNGVSGDVVSNGSSLILIGGGCGGNGNISPSVLDAVDGGVVFYTYASNSLGGAVRYDNGTYKSAYFGFALEAACGAAGTEHHRVVVRRVLDWFGAVSGVEDDPEVIPANYKISPAYPNPFNPSAAVSVELQHRSHVRATLHDLLGRQVQVIADRDVNAGVHTLEINGESLPSGSYWLSVSVDHHMNTQRVILLK
- a CDS encoding S8 family peptidase yields the protein MTFKRISFVTLVLGILGAAIAGPSDQWMGADYLSGRAIIVMAENAEGINPQVNEAGIVEVGIPSVDAVFSEFECTSMKRLMPDAILNKVPTASQEAYRTYYLAFRPEYPVVTFLEAMLGTDYVSIAEPDILQRLYRTPNDALFSTQYDKTLMGAPAVWDLTTGDPDIICAGLDTGVDWRHPDLKDILWVNPGEDLNGDQLPWSFDDYPGDIEDLNAVDDDANGYIDDFLGWDFIQSIGGCANGEDCDSQQDNDMFGLESHGTHVGGIMAANGNNEIGVSGFTWVGKLMALRCGYLASDGQGYMPQSATIPGTYYAIANGAKIINMSYGGTVPSSTAQQAATAAWNAGLLLFGASGNENSSGVRYPAGYTNVISVNATNSTDHRASFSNYGTWTDICAPGVSIPSTVINGRYEQWDGTSMASPNAAGAAALLWALLPDFDNASIRDLMFLTAENIDALNPGYAGLLGNGRVSIDGAAQLIMPNLSVTESNLNDSNGDGDGRLESGESGTLTLTITADPAWSHATNVELNVTSSNPAVTISNGSHTIPALMSGTSEDIEVSISASSIPEAFWLTLQAEITSNEGFHRIVDYTMRVGRGLVLVIDDDGGDDYQRHFYEALGDLSVNPDLWTNSLDGTISTHDIAEYQGVFWVCGNQIANALNIAEQEVLAAYLDGGGKLLLSGQGVRNNISSESFFGDYLHSASDDDLPGDRQVRGVESNTLFGDLSLLLQGGSCAGNGTVGPDRITAVNGGEAAFEYTTVGGTGAVMYDGTYKMLFCAFSLEAACGLAGTDHFSVVLDRTLDWWGVSTSGVEENGMAELPSSIRLLGNYPNPFNPSSEIRYELNAAAKVQLNVFDVQGRLVETLVDDVVQPGVHAARFDGTALASGVYFARLSGPNFAQTAKMVLLK
- the pilO gene encoding type 4a pilus biogenesis protein PilO, with protein sequence MSLNLRSPGTQKALIALFLLFGGVYAYANFVYIPRQDKVGRLEKYISEEQATLAKGKRVAAHYQSVQEDYARLMESWDIAIQLLPTRQEMDALLKSISEEGSRRDVNFLLFRPMDPVEQPYYWEYPIQIRTLSRYHDLGKFISSIAGLERIVNVKNLKLSAYRPNKGRSQNTVEAEFLATIYVFKELGSPVEVTPKEDDTKGKRRKPKEDS